One Bacteroidota bacterium genomic region harbors:
- a CDS encoding DUF4835 family protein, protein MKLLSRLLVFIACFSATAAQAQELNCQVQVVSPQIQGTSERRIFDNLQKAIFEFINNTKWTNDVFGPDERINCSFFINVTEKLSNDEYKATLQIQSTRTAFKSSYNSVMLNHNDPNFQFKYIEFQAFDFTINQHTTNLTSVLAYYAYVILALDYDSFSLNGGTPFWQKAQTIVANAQNAPERGWRSQEDTKNRYWLVENMLQPLFAPMRSCIYKYHRLGFDIMYNDVAAGRAAVLEALQGLEAIHAQRPLSFPMQIFFNAKSDEVVKLFTQGMPDEKGKIVPLLQKIDPGNGIKYQRIQQG, encoded by the coding sequence ATGAAGCTGCTTAGTCGCTTACTTGTTTTTATTGCCTGCTTTTCTGCCACAGCCGCACAGGCGCAGGAACTCAACTGCCAGGTGCAGGTGGTGTCGCCTCAGATTCAGGGCACATCTGAACGCCGTATTTTCGATAACCTCCAGAAAGCCATTTTCGAGTTTATTAATAACACGAAATGGACAAACGATGTATTCGGTCCCGATGAACGTATTAATTGTAGTTTCTTCATAAACGTAACCGAAAAACTCTCGAACGACGAATACAAAGCCACGTTGCAGATTCAGTCAACCCGCACGGCCTTTAAATCGTCGTACAATTCGGTAATGCTCAACCACAACGATCCAAACTTTCAGTTCAAATACATCGAGTTTCAGGCGTTCGATTTCACCATCAACCAGCACACCACCAACCTTACCTCGGTGCTGGCGTATTACGCTTATGTAATTCTGGCACTTGATTACGATTCATTCTCACTCAACGGCGGCACCCCATTCTGGCAAAAAGCGCAAACCATTGTAGCCAATGCGCAAAACGCCCCCGAGCGCGGCTGGCGTTCGCAGGAAGACACCAAAAACCGCTACTGGCTTGTAGAAAACATGCTGCAGCCGCTGTTTGCGCCCATGCGCAGCTGTATTTACAAATATCACCGCCTGGGCTTTGATATCATGTACAACGATGTGGCTGCTGGCCGTGCCGCTGTGCTCGAAGCCCTGCAAGGTCTCGAAGCCATTCATGCACAGCGCCCGCTTTCGTTTCCGATGCAGATTTTCTTCAATGCAAAATCTGATGAAGTAGTGAAACTCTTTACGCAGGGCATGCCCGATGAGAAAGGCAAAATTGTACCGCTGCTTCAGAAAATTGACCCCGGAAACGGTATAAAATACCAGCGGATACAGCAGGGCTGA
- the coaBC gene encoding bifunctional phosphopantothenoylcysteine decarboxylase/phosphopantothenate--cysteine ligase CoaBC — MLQGKRIVLGVTGGIAAYKAALLVRLLVKNGAEVKVVMTRAAHDFVTPLTLATLSKHEVLTEFVADAHGTWNNHVELGLWADVLIIAPATANTLAKLAHGQCDNLLLAVCLSARCPVMVAPAMDVDMYHHAATQANLHLLKSRDVHVIPPGTGELASGLSGEGRLAEPEEIVKHIAATFAQAERLSGKHILVTAGPTYEAIDPVRFIGNHSTGKMGFALAEELARRGADVTLVTGPVALHTQHPRIKRISITSAQEMYEAATAVFDQCDAAILSAAVADFRPKNAAGSKIKKEAGGVPQIELEQTPDTLAELGRRKTGKQILAGFALETDNEEANAQSKLTRKNLDFIVLNSLRDEGAGFGKDTNRISLLTREGKTLKFELKTKSEVAADIADYLQTILT, encoded by the coding sequence ATCCTTCAGGGTAAACGTATTGTGCTGGGCGTAACCGGCGGTATTGCTGCTTATAAGGCTGCGCTGCTGGTGCGTCTGCTTGTAAAAAACGGGGCAGAAGTAAAGGTGGTAATGACCCGCGCTGCGCACGATTTTGTAACCCCGCTCACCCTGGCCACACTTTCGAAACATGAAGTGCTTACTGAGTTTGTGGCCGATGCGCACGGCACGTGGAACAACCATGTAGAACTTGGTCTCTGGGCCGATGTGCTGATAATTGCTCCGGCCACGGCCAATACATTGGCCAAACTTGCCCACGGACAGTGCGACAATCTGCTGCTGGCTGTTTGCCTCTCTGCACGTTGCCCGGTTATGGTGGCGCCGGCCATGGATGTGGACATGTATCATCACGCCGCCACACAGGCTAATCTTCATTTGCTGAAAAGCCGTGATGTGCATGTAATTCCGCCCGGCACCGGCGAGCTGGCCAGCGGACTCAGCGGCGAAGGGCGGCTGGCCGAGCCCGAAGAGATTGTAAAGCACATTGCGGCAACGTTTGCACAGGCCGAACGTCTTAGCGGTAAACATATCCTTGTGACGGCAGGCCCGACTTACGAAGCTATTGATCCGGTGCGGTTTATTGGCAACCACAGCACAGGCAAAATGGGCTTTGCGCTGGCCGAGGAACTGGCCCGCCGTGGCGCTGATGTAACGCTGGTTACAGGACCGGTGGCACTACATACTCAGCATCCGCGCATTAAACGCATCAGCATTACGTCGGCGCAGGAAATGTACGAGGCCGCCACCGCTGTATTTGACCAATGTGATGCCGCCATTCTCAGCGCAGCTGTGGCCGATTTCAGGCCGAAAAATGCGGCAGGCAGCAAAATCAAAAAAGAAGCCGGCGGTGTGCCGCAAATTGAACTCGAACAAACGCCCGATACATTGGCCGAACTGGGCCGCCGCAAAACCGGCAAACAAATACTGGCCGGCTTCGCACTCGAAACCGACAACGAAGAAGCCAACGCCCAAAGCAAACTTACACGCAAGAATCTCGACTTCATTGTGCTCAATTCACTGCGCGATGAAGGGGCCGGTTTTGGCAAAGATACCAACCGCATTTCCCTGCTGACCCGCGAGGGAAAAACACTTAAATTTGAACTGAAGACAAAATCGGAAGTAGCTGCCGATATTGCCGATTATCTCCAAACTATTCTTACCTGA
- a CDS encoding DNA-directed RNA polymerase subunit omega — protein sequence MVDFKKTNAEPTTVTRDVRKLDTETGNIYESVAIIAKRANQISAELREELTGKLNEFATHSDNLEEVFENREQIEISKFYERLPKPVSIAMQEFVENKVYFRNPAREEGSNA from the coding sequence ATGGTTGACTTCAAGAAAACCAACGCCGAACCTACCACAGTAACCCGCGACGTGCGCAAGCTCGACACCGAAACCGGTAATATCTACGAATCGGTAGCGATTATTGCCAAGCGTGCCAATCAGATCAGCGCTGAACTCCGCGAAGAACTGACGGGTAAACTGAACGAATTTGCCACACATTCAGACAACCTCGAAGAGGTGTTTGAAAACCGTGAGCAGATTGAAATCTCGAAATTCTACGAGCGTTTGCCCAAACCCGTTAGCATTGCCATGCAGGAGTTTGTGGAAAACAAAGTGTATTTCCGCAACCCCGCCCGCGAAGAAGGCAGCAACGCCTGA
- the bamD gene encoding outer membrane protein assembly factor BamD — protein sequence MRQLAFISVIFALLLAGGCNEFNKIQKKGTQEEKYNKALEYFGKAEYVKAQMLLDELYPQMRTTDKAENVAYHLAFCNYNLGDYIMAGYQFRSYFRSFPLSPRAEECLYMSAYCHYLNSPPYSLDQTDTYQAINEFQYFIQQFPNSKRIPECNKLIDKMYEKLQKKEFLIARQYLKIGDYKAAITAFEQLVKTYPGSIYREEAMYLTLQARYQLAVNSIDTKKELRIKDTLNEYQKFTTAYPVSPFTDEAKKIYNNTLQLQTEFSNQQKTR from the coding sequence ATGCGCCAACTTGCATTCATTTCTGTAATTTTTGCTCTGCTTCTTGCCGGCGGCTGTAATGAATTTAATAAAATTCAAAAAAAAGGCACGCAGGAAGAGAAGTACAACAAAGCACTTGAATACTTCGGCAAAGCCGAGTACGTGAAAGCGCAGATGTTGCTGGATGAGCTGTATCCCCAGATGCGCACCACCGATAAAGCAGAGAATGTGGCCTATCACCTTGCATTCTGCAATTACAATCTTGGTGATTACATCATGGCCGGCTACCAGTTTCGCAGCTATTTCCGCAGCTTCCCGCTCAGCCCCCGCGCCGAAGAATGCCTCTACATGAGCGCATACTGCCATTATCTCAATTCTCCCCCGTATTCACTCGATCAGACCGATACCTATCAGGCCATTAATGAATTTCAGTATTTCATCCAGCAATTCCCAAACAGCAAGCGCATTCCCGAATGCAACAAGCTGATTGATAAAATGTATGAAAAGCTGCAGAAAAAAGAATTCCTCATTGCCCGCCAATACCTGAAAATTGGCGATTACAAAGCAGCCATTACTGCGTTTGAGCAACTCGTGAAAACTTATCCGGGTTCCATTTACCGCGAAGAAGCCATGTACCTTACCCTTCAGGCACGTTACCAGCTTGCGGTTAACAGTATCGACACCAAAAAAGAATTACGTATTAAAGATACACTCAACGAATACCAGAAATTCACCACTGCCTACCCGGTAAGTCCGTTTACCGACGAGGCGAAGAAGATTTACAACAATACCCTTCAGTTGCAAACTGAATTCAGTAACCAACAGAAGACCCGTTAA
- a CDS encoding Crp/Fnr family transcriptional regulator — MFVPHSPPFPFEALTPADEKLLAEAGTVQVFQRREELFLEGKQPVSVYILQRGKVKLFTTDLQGREQIVHLARPGDLMGYRAVLGNDAYSCSAAALETTSVLVIPKAVLFQMLDHSPVLSHYIIRLLTSELRHAEHHLAGLARKHVRARLAEVTLLLAETYGFEKDGSTLAVQLTREEVAGLVGTATETVIRLLHSLRDEGLLATDGRKIRLLNVPGLQKLAESS; from the coding sequence ATGTTCGTCCCGCATTCGCCGCCTTTCCCGTTTGAAGCACTTACCCCGGCCGATGAAAAGCTGCTGGCCGAAGCGGGTACAGTGCAGGTATTTCAACGGCGTGAGGAGCTTTTTCTGGAGGGCAAACAGCCGGTATCCGTGTATATTTTGCAGCGCGGCAAAGTGAAACTGTTTACCACTGATTTGCAGGGGCGTGAGCAGATTGTGCATCTGGCGCGGCCGGGCGATCTGATGGGCTACCGGGCCGTGCTGGGCAACGATGCATATTCATGCTCGGCGGCGGCGCTCGAAACCACCTCCGTGCTGGTTATTCCCAAGGCCGTGCTCTTTCAAATGCTCGACCACAGCCCGGTGCTTTCGCATTACATTATCCGCCTGCTTACTTCCGAACTCCGCCACGCCGAACATCACCTCGCCGGACTCGCCCGCAAGCATGTGCGCGCCCGTTTGGCCGAAGTAACCCTGCTGCTGGCCGAAACCTACGGCTTTGAAAAAGACGGCAGTACGCTGGCTGTACAGCTTACCCGCGAAGAAGTTGCCGGACTGGTGGGCACAGCCACCGAAACGGTGATCCGCCTACTGCACAGCCTGCGCGATGAAGGCCTGCTGGCAACCGACGGACGGAAAATACGTCTGCTGAATGTGCCCGGACTGCAAAAACTGGCCGAAAGCAGTTAA
- the sucC gene encoding ADP-forming succinate--CoA ligase subunit beta produces the protein MNLHEYQGKSILKQFGVAIQEGIVADTPEQAVEAAKKLQEQTGTGWWVVKSQIHAGGRGKGKIEGTEQRGVALAKSLDDVKQISENILGKKLITLQTGEKGKTVNKVLIAQDVYYPGAEKPSEFYMSVLLNRGSGRNVIMYSTEGGMDIESVAEHTPHLIFKEEIDPRVGLRDFQCRQIAFNLGLSGESFKSMVKFVQALYKAYESIDASMFEINPVLKTSDSKIIAVDSKVTLDGNGLYRHADLAALRDTSEEDATEVEAGSYGLNYVKLDGNVGCMVNGAGLAMATMDIIKLSGGEPANFLDVGGTANAARVEQAFRIILRDENVKAILVNIFGGIVRCDRVAQGIVDAYKNIGDVKVPIIVRLQGTNAEEAKKIIEESGLKVFSAIQLQEAADLVKQVVGA, from the coding sequence ATGAATCTTCACGAGTATCAGGGTAAATCCATTCTCAAGCAGTTTGGTGTGGCCATTCAGGAAGGAATTGTAGCCGATACGCCGGAACAGGCCGTAGAAGCAGCCAAAAAACTTCAGGAACAAACCGGCACCGGCTGGTGGGTTGTAAAATCGCAGATTCATGCCGGCGGGCGCGGAAAAGGCAAAATTGAAGGCACCGAACAGCGTGGTGTGGCTTTGGCCAAATCGCTTGATGATGTGAAGCAAATCTCAGAAAACATTCTGGGCAAAAAGCTCATCACACTTCAAACCGGTGAAAAAGGCAAAACCGTAAACAAAGTGCTCATTGCACAAGACGTGTATTATCCCGGTGCCGAAAAACCTTCTGAGTTTTACATGAGTGTGCTGCTCAACCGTGGCAGCGGACGTAATGTAATTATGTATTCTACCGAGGGCGGTATGGACATTGAATCAGTGGCCGAACATACGCCGCACCTGATATTTAAAGAAGAAATTGACCCGCGTGTAGGCCTGCGCGATTTTCAGTGCCGTCAGATTGCATTCAACCTCGGCCTGAGCGGCGAGAGCTTCAAAAGCATGGTGAAATTTGTGCAGGCGCTTTACAAAGCCTACGAAAGCATTGATGCCAGCATGTTTGAGATCAACCCGGTGCTCAAAACCAGTGATAGCAAGATTATCGCGGTTGACTCGAAAGTAACGCTCGACGGCAACGGTCTTTATCGTCATGCCGATCTGGCCGCCTTGCGCGATACCAGCGAAGAAGACGCCACCGAAGTGGAAGCCGGCAGCTACGGCCTCAACTATGTGAAGCTCGACGGAAACGTGGGCTGCATGGTAAACGGCGCCGGTTTGGCCATGGCTACTATGGACATTATCAAACTCTCTGGCGGTGAGCCGGCCAACTTCCTTGATGTAGGCGGCACAGCCAACGCAGCCCGTGTTGAGCAGGCTTTCCGCATTATCCTGCGCGATGAAAACGTGAAAGCCATTCTGGTAAACATTTTTGGCGGCATTGTGCGTTGCGACCGTGTGGCGCAGGGCATTGTGGATGCTTACAAAAACATTGGCGATGTCAAAGTCCCCATCATTGTACGTCTTCAGGGCACCAATGCTGAGGAAGCCAAGAAAATTATCGAGGAGTCGGGCCTGAAAGTATTCTCTGCAATTCAGCTTCAGGAAGCAGCCGACCTGGTGAAGCAGGTGGTAGGCGCTTAA
- a CDS encoding carbohydrate binding family 9 domain-containing protein yields the protein MRLTLTALVLIINYLSLFGAADTTVIVRKEAFAVRTDVSPKIDGKLDEAIWQKAAVINGFQQNSPTEGAPVHFDTDVRILYDNTAIYISAMLYDNSPDSIMRQLGIRDTWVNADNFRMVFDTYNTQQDAFDFSVTASGVQNDSRFSDMNYNAVWASEVQILSNGWSVEVEIPWSALRFPTENGREWGVQFTRNVRRFQEFDQWALTPKAASNAMMYWGKLKGLADIDVPLRLQLTPYASLIWQNDDRFGETSPVLNYAGGMDVKYGINESFTLDMTLLPDFSQVQSDNVIKNLGAFEQQFQEQRPFFTEGVDLFQLGDLFYSRRIGKRPSGFWSAPYELDSTEVLKKNPTQSRLMNATKISGRTNTGLGIGILNAFVEDTYAEAHDTITGNKRKLLTEPRSNYNIVVFQKQMKNSSSAYVINTNVIRTHGWNSSNVTGAGTVLNDKKQNWQLRFDGAVSDILSPVDSVKGEFDARIGYQYNLQLARTSGKIQYYIARNVKSLNFDANDLGITFETNFAQQNAGITYFIFNPWKRINQGNFGFNAGYQYNLITKERNALFLNINSWLQFRNFSNMFFGMEANPYDQRDYYEPREQGRFFLRRRMMNMWAGYNTNSNKKISGGVNVYCGTTDKVTETIPANPWIGGGFWMDWRVNDRLTLSVFPSVHNDIGDRGWVNTENNGNIVFGRRILRNIENGLSASYVFKRDMSLTINGRHFWATGRYTGYYTLNNEGILEDYAYYTGNHNFNFNSFNVDMVFRWIFAPGSILSVGWKQNILTDEVGIPQINYNYTYNLKNTLQAPQLNQFSVRVLYFIDYVYLKKALQRK from the coding sequence ATGCGCCTTACGCTAACCGCATTAGTTCTGATTATTAACTATTTGTCGCTTTTTGGGGCGGCAGACACAACTGTTATTGTGCGTAAGGAGGCTTTTGCAGTGCGTACGGATGTGTCGCCCAAAATTGATGGCAAACTGGATGAAGCGATCTGGCAGAAAGCAGCGGTAATAAACGGATTCCAGCAAAACAGTCCAACTGAAGGGGCGCCGGTACATTTTGATACGGATGTGCGGATTTTGTACGACAATACAGCCATTTACATATCGGCGATGTTGTACGACAACAGTCCCGACAGCATTATGCGTCAGCTGGGCATACGTGACACCTGGGTGAATGCCGACAATTTCAGGATGGTGTTTGACACCTACAACACCCAGCAGGATGCGTTTGACTTTTCGGTAACGGCTTCGGGCGTGCAAAACGACTCGCGTTTCTCAGATATGAATTATAATGCGGTGTGGGCCAGCGAGGTTCAGATTTTATCGAATGGCTGGAGTGTGGAAGTGGAAATTCCCTGGTCGGCATTGCGTTTCCCAACCGAAAACGGCCGTGAGTGGGGCGTGCAGTTTACACGCAATGTGCGCCGTTTTCAGGAATTTGATCAGTGGGCGCTTACTCCGAAAGCGGCGTCAAATGCGATGATGTATTGGGGAAAGCTCAAAGGGCTGGCTGATATTGACGTGCCTCTGCGGTTACAGCTTACGCCCTACGCATCATTGATCTGGCAAAACGACGACCGTTTTGGCGAAACATCGCCCGTGCTGAATTACGCCGGCGGTATGGATGTAAAATACGGCATCAACGAAAGCTTTACCCTCGATATGACACTGCTTCCTGATTTCAGTCAGGTACAAAGCGACAACGTAATTAAAAACCTCGGTGCTTTTGAGCAGCAGTTTCAGGAACAGCGTCCGTTTTTTACTGAGGGAGTAGATCTGTTTCAGCTGGGCGATTTATTTTATTCCCGGCGAATAGGTAAACGGCCGTCGGGATTCTGGAGCGCGCCTTATGAGCTTGACAGTACAGAAGTATTGAAAAAGAATCCTACACAATCGCGGCTCATGAATGCCACCAAAATTTCAGGGCGCACCAATACGGGGTTAGGCATCGGTATTCTCAATGCATTTGTAGAAGACACTTATGCGGAAGCCCACGACACCATTACGGGCAACAAGCGCAAACTGCTTACAGAGCCTCGTTCAAATTATAACATTGTGGTTTTTCAGAAGCAAATGAAAAACAGTTCATCGGCTTATGTAATTAACACCAATGTAATACGCACACACGGCTGGAACAGTTCGAATGTAACGGGGGCCGGTACAGTGCTGAATGATAAAAAGCAAAACTGGCAACTCCGTTTTGACGGCGCGGTGAGTGATATTCTTTCGCCGGTTGACAGTGTAAAAGGAGAGTTTGATGCACGTATTGGTTATCAGTACAACCTGCAGCTGGCACGCACAAGCGGAAAAATTCAGTATTACATTGCCCGCAACGTGAAAAGCCTCAATTTTGATGCAAACGACCTGGGCATTACGTTTGAAACCAATTTTGCCCAGCAGAATGCCGGTATCACCTACTTCATTTTCAACCCGTGGAAACGTATCAATCAGGGCAATTTCGGCTTTAATGCCGGATATCAGTACAACCTGATTACCAAAGAACGGAATGCTTTGTTTTTGAACATTAACTCCTGGTTGCAGTTCAGGAATTTCTCCAATATGTTTTTCGGCATGGAAGCCAATCCCTACGATCAGCGCGATTATTACGAGCCGCGCGAACAGGGCCGGTTCTTCCTGCGCCGGCGAATGATGAACATGTGGGCTGGCTACAATACCAACTCAAACAAGAAAATAAGCGGTGGCGTAAATGTATATTGCGGCACAACGGATAAAGTGACTGAAACAATCCCCGCAAACCCCTGGATTGGCGGTGGTTTCTGGATGGACTGGCGGGTAAACGACCGGCTCACGCTTTCGGTTTTTCCCAGTGTACACAACGACATTGGCGACCGGGGCTGGGTAAACACAGAAAACAACGGTAACATTGTGTTTGGCCGCCGCATTTTACGCAATATCGAAAACGGTCTTAGCGCAAGCTACGTGTTTAAGCGTGATATGTCGCTTACCATTAACGGCCGCCATTTCTGGGCCACCGGCCGCTATACCGGTTACTACACGCTTAACAATGAAGGTATTCTGGAAGATTATGCTTACTACACCGGAAATCACAACTTTAACTTCAACTCGTTCAATGTAGATATGGTTTTTCGCTGGATTTTCGCGCCGGGCAGCATACTGAGCGTGGGCTGGAAACAAAATATTCTTACAGATGAAGTTGGCATTCCGCAAATAAATTACAACTACACCTATAACCTGAAAAATACGCTTCAGGCTCCGCAGCTGAACCAGTTCTCGGTGAGGGTGTTGTATTTTATTGATTACGTGTACTTGAAAAAGGCATTGCAACGCAAATAA
- a CDS encoding gliding motility-associated C-terminal domain-containing protein — MRPPLHCFFTVLCLSFTVFLHAQGGIWTWMKGSSVTNAAGNYGVLGVSSPANDPPSMYAALSWTDPAGNFWLYGGLNSSSFQIYSALWRFDTGNLQWTWMNGSSATGQWPVYGTQGVSAPGNTPGARFRGCTWIDANGNLWLFGGYGFDSNGQQGQMSDLWMYNVAINEWTWMKGPTISGQPGSYGTLQVASGANNPPCRHEGNAAWVSANGELWMFGGEGGGGFYSDMWRYDPATNNWTWMSGPNTTNAFPNWGVLQVPAATNTPGSRSSYNHWTDATGNFWLFGGNRFTNTYNDMWRYNPATNQWTWMGGSNSANDPGNYGTFCTAGGFRPSSRMETRTCWKDNCGRFWLMGGSTNNQLNQLVQDMWLYDPVLNEFLLSRGGPATNQPASFGVMGVPAATNEPAGLAGSMSYTALNGDMWMFGGLLNAAGGTSNALWRFQPDLSCFSVQFNLTASPSTGCFPLPVTFQLSPVSNNFNFHWDFGDPATQADTSNLPAPSYVYTSAGTFTVTAIITNNSCGLLADTITTTIQVSAVPLPALGPDTILCGNASLTLDAGYPGASFSWNTGPADTLQTLTINAPGTYGVLVSLANCSGSDSINVTYLQPPNIGNDTTLCEGQPLTLSAGNIWDTYLWSNQTTASTVQPDTTGIWWVQVAAGPCTFTDSASITIHPLPVVNLGPDTTLCPDVVYVLDAGNPNATFSWNTGASTQQVVASQQGAYSVSVTENNCTVNDLVLVNFYPPLDLGPDLNLCLVPELSLDAGPALSYLWNTGETTQTIVANTAGMYSVLLDNGTCQLRDSIEITGGTSSGMLYVPNTFTPNANGTNDYFFVAGDGITQFTMRIYNRWGQLIFISGNMNEYWDGTLNGVKCQNDTYVYIIDYRTECGGENDFRKIGHVNLLR, encoded by the coding sequence ATGAGACCACCCTTGCACTGCTTTTTTACTGTTTTGTGTCTGTCGTTCACTGTTTTTCTCCACGCTCAGGGCGGGATATGGACATGGATGAAAGGCTCATCGGTAACCAATGCTGCCGGTAATTATGGTGTGCTGGGTGTTTCTTCCCCGGCCAATGACCCGCCTTCCATGTATGCTGCGTTGAGCTGGACTGATCCGGCGGGTAATTTCTGGCTTTACGGCGGGCTCAACAGCAGTTCCTTTCAGATTTACAGTGCGTTGTGGCGGTTTGATACGGGTAATTTGCAATGGACCTGGATGAATGGCAGCAGTGCTACGGGTCAATGGCCTGTTTACGGGACACAGGGCGTTTCGGCACCCGGTAATACACCGGGAGCACGTTTCAGGGGCTGCACCTGGATTGATGCCAATGGGAATCTCTGGCTCTTTGGCGGCTACGGGTTCGACTCGAACGGGCAACAGGGGCAAATGAGCGATTTGTGGATGTATAATGTGGCCATCAATGAATGGACATGGATGAAGGGGCCTACAATATCGGGGCAGCCGGGCAGCTATGGAACTTTGCAGGTGGCTTCGGGCGCCAACAACCCGCCCTGCCGGCATGAAGGCAATGCCGCCTGGGTATCAGCCAACGGCGAATTGTGGATGTTTGGCGGCGAGGGCGGCGGCGGTTTTTACAGCGATATGTGGCGCTATGACCCTGCTACCAACAACTGGACCTGGATGAGCGGGCCCAACACAACCAATGCATTTCCCAACTGGGGCGTGCTTCAGGTGCCCGCTGCAACCAATACGCCCGGCAGCCGCTCATCATACAACCACTGGACGGATGCGACAGGTAACTTCTGGCTTTTTGGAGGGAACCGTTTTACCAACACCTATAACGATATGTGGCGCTACAATCCGGCCACCAATCAATGGACCTGGATGGGCGGCAGTAACTCGGCAAACGATCCGGGCAATTACGGCACCTTTTGCACAGCCGGTGGTTTCAGGCCCTCGTCGCGGATGGAAACACGCACCTGCTGGAAAGACAATTGCGGCCGTTTCTGGCTTATGGGCGGCAGCACCAACAACCAGCTGAATCAGCTCGTGCAGGATATGTGGCTTTACGACCCGGTGCTGAATGAATTTCTGCTTTCGCGCGGGGGACCCGCCACCAACCAGCCTGCCAGCTTTGGCGTAATGGGAGTGCCTGCGGCCACAAACGAACCGGCCGGCCTGGCAGGAAGCATGAGCTACACTGCACTGAACGGTGATATGTGGATGTTTGGCGGGTTGCTTAACGCCGCCGGCGGAACCAGCAATGCCCTCTGGCGCTTTCAACCCGATCTTTCCTGCTTCTCCGTACAGTTCAACCTCACCGCATCCCCGTCAACCGGATGTTTCCCGCTGCCGGTAACCTTCCAGCTTTCGCCTGTGAGCAATAATTTCAACTTTCACTGGGACTTTGGCGATCCTGCCACGCAGGCCGATACAAGCAACCTGCCCGCTCCTTCGTATGTGTACACCAGCGCAGGCACATTTACCGTAACCGCAATTATCACAAACAACTCATGCGGCTTACTGGCTGATACCATTACCACCACAATACAGGTGAGCGCCGTTCCACTACCCGCGCTGGGGCCTGATACCATTCTTTGCGGAAATGCGTCGCTTACCCTTGATGCCGGTTATCCCGGCGCCTCATTCAGCTGGAACACCGGCCCGGCCGATACGCTGCAAACCCTTACCATAAACGCACCCGGCACCTATGGTGTGCTGGTATCGCTGGCCAACTGCTCGGGCAGCGACAGCATAAATGTAACCTACCTGCAACCACCAAACATCGGCAACGACACTACGCTTTGCGAAGGTCAGCCACTCACGCTTTCGGCCGGAAACATCTGGGATACCTACCTGTGGAGCAACCAGACTACGGCCTCCACCGTGCAGCCGGATACTACCGGAATCTGGTGGGTACAGGTGGCTGCCGGCCCATGCACGTTTACCGATTCGGCCAGCATTACCATACATCCCCTGCCCGTAGTTAATCTCGGCCCCGACACTACGCTTTGCCCTGATGTGGTATATGTGCTGGATGCAGGCAACCCGAATGCCACTTTCAGCTGGAACACCGGCGCCAGCACACAACAGGTGGTGGCTTCGCAGCAGGGGGCATATTCGGTTTCCGTAACCGAAAATAACTGCACCGTGAATGATCTTGTGCTTGTCAATTTCTATCCGCCACTCGACCTCGGGCCTGATCTAAACCTCTGTCTGGTGCCCGAACTCTCGCTTGATGCAGGACCGGCACTCAGCTATTTGTGGAACACCGGCGAAACCACACAAACAATCGTGGCCAACACTGCGGGTATGTATTCCGTATTGCTCGACAATGGCACCTGCCAGCTGCGCGACTCAATAGAAATTACCGGAGGCACCAGTTCGGGTATGCTTTATGTGCCCAATACGTTTACACCCAATGCAAACGGTACAAATGATTACTTCTTCGTGGCCGGCGACGGAATTACCCAGTTTACAATGCGCATTTACAACCGCTGGGGGCAACTGATTTTCATTTCCGGCAATATGAACGAGTACTGGGATGGTACATTGAATGGTGTGAAATGCCAGAATGATACGTATGTCTATATCATCGACTACCGTACAGAATGTGGCGGGGAAAACGATTTCAGAAAAATTGGGCATGTGAATTTATTGCGTTAA